In Lasioglossum baleicum chromosome 19, iyLasBale1, whole genome shotgun sequence, the following proteins share a genomic window:
- the LOC143218526 gene encoding uncharacterized protein LOC143218526 isoform X2 — protein sequence MATVGSPRRDRETTTLDIVRWEMHTKKLLKIRYGQASGVEEARQNRECEGRSQRNAYSMQIAMATAAIAVATTIAIANVATADRGVAKKRPGDKNPGYSQDRDA from the exons ATGGCGACCGTGGGTTCGCCAAGAAGAGATCGGGAGACCACCACCCTGGATATAGTGAGGTGGGAGATgcataca aaaaaattactgaaaataagataCGGCCAGGCCAGCGGGGTGGAGGAAGCCAGGCAGAATAGAGAGTGTGAAGGACGCAGTCAGCGAAATGCATATTCCATGCAAATCGCAATGGCGACCGCAGCGATCGCGGTCGCAACGACGATCGCGATCGCAAACGTCGCGACTGCCGACCGTGGGGTCGCCAAGAAGAGACCAGGAGACAAGAACCCTGGATATAGTCAGGATAGAGATGCATAG
- the LOC143218526 gene encoding uncharacterized protein LOC143218526 isoform X1 — MATAAIVVAVAIAVAVAPTTIAPMIAITNVANGDRGFAKKRSGDHHPGYSEVGDAYSMYIYKNFCKFSILETFKKNFIFVFVLQLHQLKKKLLKIRYGQASGVEEARQNRECEGRSQRNAYSMQIAMATAAIAVATTIAIANVATADRGVAKKRPGDKNPGYSQDRDA; from the coding sequence ATGGCGACCGCGGCGATCGTGGTCGCCGTTGCGATCGCAGTCGCGGTCGCACCGACGACGATCGCACCGATGATCGCGATCACAAACGTCGCGAATGGCGACCGTGGGTTCGCCAAGAAGAGATCGGGAGACCACCACCCTGGATATAGTGAGGTGGGAGATgcatacagtatgtatatatacaaaaatttttgtaaattttcaattttggaaacttttaaaaaaaatttcattttcgtttTTGTATTGCAACTTCATCAACTGAAGaaaaaattactgaaaataagataCGGCCAGGCCAGCGGGGTGGAGGAAGCCAGGCAGAATAGAGAGTGTGAAGGACGCAGTCAGCGAAATGCATATTCCATGCAAATCGCAATGGCGACCGCAGCGATCGCGGTCGCAACGACGATCGCGATCGCAAACGTCGCGACTGCCGACCGTGGGGTCGCCAAGAAGAGACCAGGAGACAAGAACCCTGGATATAGTCAGGATAGAGATGCATAG
- the LOC143218525 gene encoding uncharacterized protein LOC143218525 has product MVLARIIDTVTEASATRPLGIVAVDIGVGAKVDGGCGWTVHMEDIGSSYYQPLGQYQQQQQAGQQQLAQQAQQQSQAQQGQQHAASCSYDLPPLYPPGYPPAANQSPGLHEYLDHPDAFHGWSHHHAHHDSHVQYQHDYSGDEANPVVVAGESSPPITVSGSEISNPGASTTVTSRNNNNLRRPYDWLKKSSYGPASPEKRSSSARNGMGVLAQGSNRRCCAISARFSAQDPPLRSFRKCS; this is encoded by the exons ATGGTACTCGCGCGGATTATAGATACTGTTACAGAAGCATCCGCCACTAGACCACTCGGAATTGTCGCGGTCGACATTGGCGTTGGGGCGAAGGTTGACGGAGGGTGTGGGTGGACCGTCCACATGGAGGATATCGGCAGCTCGTATTATCAGCCGCTCGGGCAGTACCAGCAACAACAGCAGGCCGGACAGCAGCAACTCGCGCAGCAAGCTCAGCAACAAAGCCAGGCGCAACAGGGTCAGCAACACGCGGCCTCGTGTTCCTACGATTTGCCACCACTATATCCTCCTGGATATCCGCCCGCGGCGAATCAATCGCCCGGACTTCACGAATATCTGGACCACCCGGATGCCTTCCACGGCTGGTCTCATCATCACGCTCATCACGATTCGCATGTCCAATACCAACATGATTATAGCGGTGACGAAGCTAACCCCGTGGTCGTCGCCGGAGAATCTAGTCCGCCGATCACCGTCAGCGGAAGCGAGATCAGCAATCCCGGCGCATCAACCACTGTGACCTCTAGGAACAACAACAATCTCAGGAGACCCTACGACTGGTTGAAGAAGTCGTCGTACGGTCCAG CATCCCCGGAAAAGCGCTCCTCGAGCGCAAGGAATGGGATGGGTGTACTGGCCCAAGGCAGCAACCGACGCTGCTGTGCAATCAGCGCACGTTTCTCAGCCCAGGACCCCCCACTGCGCAGTTTTCGCAAATGTTCGTAG